GTACGATATCAGCGTCGAGGAGTCGAACGCGGTATCCAAGACCGCACTCGTCGCGGCCGCAATCGCCATCGACGCGTTGGAAGGGAACTGAGTCCGAAATCGGAGTCAGACTTTCTCCGGCAACCAACCGCCGTCGACTTCGACGTTCACGCCGCTCAGGTAGTCGCTGTCGTCGTCGACGAAGAATCGCAGCGCCTGTGCCATGTCCTCGAATTCGGCGGGGCGGTCGCGGGGTAAATCGTCCGGGAACACGTCGGAGTTCTCGACCACGTAAGGAGAAATCGCGTTGACCGTCACGCCGTCGTCCTGCGTGTCCGCCGCGAGCATTCGGGTGAACATCAGGACGCTCGCCTTGGCCATGAAGTACGGGGCGTTTTTGGGGCTGATGAGTCCCTTCTCGGCGCTCGCGTAGCCGATGTTGACGATGCGACCGAATCCCGACGCTCGCATCTCCGGGAGCGCCCGCTTCGAACAGAGGTAGGTCCCGTTGATGTTGCCGTTCAACACGGCGTTCCAGCGGTCGAAGGAGATGTCCTCCCAGTGGTCGGGCGCGAACGGGCCGACGTTGTTCACCAACACGTCGACGCTCCCGAGTTCGGCTTCGATGGTCCCGAAGAGGTCGTCCACTTCGTTCGGGTCGGTGACGTCGCCGTTGACGGTTATTGCTTCGACGTCGTGCGTGCGGGCGGTGTCGGCGACGTCCTCGGCGACGTCCTTGCTGGAGTGGTAGTGAACGGCCACGTCGGCCCCGCAGTCGGCGAGTGAAAGGAGGAGTTCCCGGCCGACGCCCTTCGAACTACCGGTCACCAGCGCGACCCGCCCATCGAGGTTGGGTGTTATCATGGGCGACCTTCGCGGTGCAGTCCCAATTAGTTTGATGTCGACGGGTCGGATTAGTTTGATGCCAATGGGGTCGGGATTCCGTCCGAGGCGCGACCTTCTCCAATTATGAGTGAACCCCCCTATCTTTAATATTCTGCATGGAGACCTGATACCATGGGAATTGAGACGATTCTTCTCGCCGTAGGACCGGGCGACGCGGACCGTACCGGAAAACTCGCTGACGCCGTCATCGACGTGGCGGGACCGACAGGTGCGACAGTCGTGCTCGCGCACGTATTCACCGACGACGAGTTCGAGGACGTGGTCGAGCAACTCGACTACGACCCGGCCGGGCAACCGAACTCCGACGAAGTGGCGGCGCGACACGCGACGATCCGATCGCTCTCGGATGCGCTCGACGCCGAAGACATCGGTTACTCGGTTCGTGGGTCCATCGGCCACCACGGCGAAACCATCGTCGAACTCGCCGAGGACGTGAACGCCGACAGCATCTTCGTCGGCGGCCGCAAACGCTCGCCGACCGGGAAGGCCGTCTTCGGCAGCACCGCACAGGAAGTCATGCTCTCGGCACCTTGTCCCGTGACGTTCGTGCGCGAGGACTGAGCGCCCCCGAGAATTTTCGGCTCTTTTGAGCGGGTCACAGTCACCTGACCGCACCCGATCCAAGTATCGGTGAGCGTTCGGTTAGCATCTCCGGATCGTCGTCAGTTATTCCTCGGCGCGTTCCTGCCACTCCCGTTGCATCCGTCGCTCGCGGACGTGACGCTCTCCGTCCGCGATCTCCTCGCGGGTGGCGCGTTCGAACGATTCGATATCGTGGAGGAATCCCGTCTCGAAGGATTCGACCAGTTCGTAGGTCCAGCGGTCGCCGCCGAGAACGCCACACGGAAGGATTTCGTCGCGGATGTGGTCGGCGATGTCGTCGTGACCAGCGTCACGGAGGTCGTTTTCGGCCTCACTGAAGTGCTCCATCGCGTGGCCGGTGACGTGGTGAAACTGGACGAGGTAGCCGTGTGCCTTACGAAGTCCCTCGATACCGAGTTCGAGTTGGTGCAGCGCGGACTCGGTTTCGTCGTCGAGGTCGAGACGGTCGTCCGAGAGGTCGTCGGGGGAGTCCTCGGTCATGCATCGATACACGACGCCGAACCAGTTAACTTCGACAACCCGACCCGTCAGAATTGACACCCGGACCTGTCGAGTCGGGAGAACTCGTCCACGAGTAAATGCCTGTAGTTAAGTGGGACGGACGACGTTAGTTCACCTGAATGGCCTACTACGCGGGTGTAGACCTCGGGGCGACCAACGTCAGGGCGGCGGTTGCCGACGGGGACGGTAACGTCATCGGCACGTACGACCGTGGCACGCCACGAGGACCGAACGGCATTGCGGTTACCGAGGCAGTGCTCGAAAGTATTCGAGGGGCGTGTACGAACGCGGGCGTCGATCCGAGGGAACTCCGGGCGGCGGGAATCGGCAGTATCGGTCCGCTCGACCTCGCGGAGGGAGCGGTCGATGGCCCGGCAAACTTGCCGGACACCATCGGTCGAATTCCGCTGACCGGACCGGTGAGCAAACTCATCGGGAGCGACCGGATATTCCTCCACAACGACACCAATGCGGGCGCTATCGGACAACGATTCTACAGCGACCGCAACCCCGACGACATGGTCTACATCACTATTTCGAGCGGTATCGGTGCCGGAGTCAGCGTCGATGGAAACGTCCTCACCGGGTGGGACGGCAACGCGGGCGAAGTAGGACACATGCTGGTCGATCCCCACGGCGGGCGAACCTGTGGCTGTGGCAAGGACGGCCACTGGGAAGCTTACTGCTCGGGGAACAACATCCCCGAGTACGCCCGCATGTTGGCGAAAGAAGACGAGAGCGTGGAGACGTCCCTCCCACTCGACGACCCCGACTTCTCGGCAAAGGACGTGTTCGAGTATGCCGGTCTCGACGCCTTCGCCGACCACGTCATCGAACAGGTCGCCCACTGGAACACCGTCGGCGTGGCGAACGTCGTCCAAGCCTACGCGCCCATCGTCGTCTACCTCGGCGGCGCTGTCGTCCTCAACAACGAGGAACTCGTCGTGGACCCGATCCGGGAACGCGTCGGCAACCACCTGCTCAACAACGTTCCGGACGTGCAGGTGACGACCCTCGGCGACGAAGTCGTCCTGAAAGGTGCCGTCGCGAGCGCGCTGACCGACGGCACCGGCGACGAATCGCGGCTTCGGTCGTGAACGACGGATAGCGATTTTTGACGTTTCAATTCCTCTTCTCGTTCGCTACGGGAGCACCTCGATTTTGGCGTTGCAACATCCACGACTCGGGAGTTGCACTCACGACGAAGACGAACGAGTCGACGGAAAATAGATCGAGTACGGTTCGCTAGCGGAGTTGTTCGCGGGCCGCGGCCATTCCGGCTTCGACGTCCACGTCCGCGCCGACTTCGAGAAACGCTTCTCCGATGGTGCGGACGCCGCGGAGGATCTGTTCGTCGGAGAGGTTGCCCATGTTGCTCACGCGGAAGATTTCGCCGCCGAGGTGGGCCTGCCCGCCGCTGATGCTCGCACCACGTTCGGTGACGGCGTCGAAGAAGTCGGTCGGGTTCTCCCGGACGGACGCCGGGAGCGAGACGGCGGTGAGGGTGTTCGAGTACTCCGAGGCGTCGTTTCGCTCGGGGAACATCGAGAGACCCATCGTCGTGAACGCCGCGCGGAACGCGCTGGACTGACGGCGGTGGCGGGCGATGCGCTCGGGCATTCCCTCGTCCTCGATGTGGCCGACGGCGAGCGCGAGGCCGCGGAACAGCGGAACCGCGCTCGTGAACGGCGTCTGGTGGGAGTCGGCCTTTCGGAGGTGCCACTCCAAATCCT
The genomic region above belongs to Haladaptatus sp. R4 and contains:
- a CDS encoding SDR family NAD(P)-dependent oxidoreductase — encoded protein: MITPNLDGRVALVTGSSKGVGRELLLSLADCGADVAVHYHSSKDVAEDVADTARTHDVEAITVNGDVTDPNEVDDLFGTIEAELGSVDVLVNNVGPFAPDHWEDISFDRWNAVLNGNINGTYLCSKRALPEMRASGFGRIVNIGYASAEKGLISPKNAPYFMAKASVLMFTRMLAADTQDDGVTVNAISPYVVENSDVFPDDLPRDRPAEFEDMAQALRFFVDDDSDYLSGVNVEVDGGWLPEKV
- a CDS encoding universal stress protein, coding for MGIETILLAVGPGDADRTGKLADAVIDVAGPTGATVVLAHVFTDDEFEDVVEQLDYDPAGQPNSDEVAARHATIRSLSDALDAEDIGYSVRGSIGHHGETIVELAEDVNADSIFVGGRKRSPTGKAVFGSTAQEVMLSAPCPVTFVRED
- a CDS encoding ROK family protein, producing MAYYAGVDLGATNVRAAVADGDGNVIGTYDRGTPRGPNGIAVTEAVLESIRGACTNAGVDPRELRAAGIGSIGPLDLAEGAVDGPANLPDTIGRIPLTGPVSKLIGSDRIFLHNDTNAGAIGQRFYSDRNPDDMVYITISSGIGAGVSVDGNVLTGWDGNAGEVGHMLVDPHGGRTCGCGKDGHWEAYCSGNNIPEYARMLAKEDESVETSLPLDDPDFSAKDVFEYAGLDAFADHVIEQVAHWNTVGVANVVQAYAPIVVYLGGAVVLNNEELVVDPIRERVGNHLLNNVPDVQVTTLGDEVVLKGAVASALTDGTGDESRLRS